The stretch of DNA CTCTCTGACTGAGGCTCACCCTTCTTTGGTGGCCGAAGAGGGCATTCCTCGGGTCTCATTCAGCGTGTACTGAGCCATCATCCCTTGGTCTTCGTGCCAGAGCAGATGGCAGTGATACATGTAAGGCGTCGTCGGGTCGACATGATCGCCGAACGGAATGACCAGCTCGGCTGTGCTCTTCGGGGGAATGAACACTGTGTCCTTCCATCCGGGGATGGTGACGGTTGAGGCGGAACCGGTCAGTGCATGCACCGTGAATTGGGTTCCGTGAATGTGGAAGTTGTGAGCGCGTGTCGACGCGTTCGTGACGATCCAGCGTTCGGTGGTCTGGGCGGTGACGCGGGTGTCGATGCGGTTCATCTCCATCGTCTGCCCGTTGATCGTCACGTCGCCCAGCACGAAGTTTCGCCGAACGGATGCGCTGTCCGGCAGCGGCAGCGGGTCGGACGGAAGCGAGCGGGGAAGCGATCGCTGGCCGCCCAGCACTGCGGCGCCGGTGATGCGAAGGAGGTCGACTGTGTCGTGGGCTCCGGAGACGATGTTGTCGCGATTGCTCATGCCGAGCTCGTGCGGCACTGATCGCACAACGATCTCTGCGCCCTGTCGCACCTCCACGAGGATTTCGGCTCGCTCGGCGGGGGAGAGGAGCAGATTTGTGAGCGTCACCGGTGCGGAAAGCAGACCGCCGTCCGTGGCGACGAGATGGAAGGGCTCGCCGGTCGACAGCGTCAGGTTGTAGCAGCGGGCGGCCGACGCGTTGAGGATGCGGAAACGGACGAGGTTCGTGGAAGCATGGAACTGCGGCCGGTGGGTGCCGTTGACGATCGCGGTGTTGCCAATCCGGCCGATCGGTGACCCGGTCGGAGTTCCCGGCTTCCCACCGCCAGGCTGAATTGTGACGTCTTGGATGATCAGCGGGATGTCGTCCACTCCGTAGTTCGAGGGCAACCCTGGGGTCGGCTCCGCGGGGTCGATGAGGAAAAGTCCGGCCATGCCTCGACTGATCTGTAACTCCGTCTGCCCATGCGGGTGAGGGTGGTACCAGAGGGTCGCGGGCGGTTGATTGATCTGCCACGCGGCCGTCCAGGTGTTTCCGGGCCTGATGGTCTGGTGGGGGGTGCCGTCCTGGCGTGCCGGAAGGATCATGCCGTGCCAGTGTGCGGTGGTGGGCATGTCCAGTTCGTTGGTGACGTGGACGCGCACTCGTTCTCCGCGGACGGCCCGGATGGTGGGGGCAAGATAGGCGCCGTTGAATCCCAGTGTTGCGAACGCGACAGCGGGCACGAGTTCCGTTTCACCGGACTGCGCGCTGAGGCGGAAGACCCGTTCGCCGTCGATGAGCTCCGAGCCCAGCTCCGGGGGGATGCGTAGAGGAGTGTCAAACGAGAAGCCGTCCTCCACCGATCGCCCCTCGGTGATCCAATAGCCACCCGCGCCCAAAGTGACGATCCCACCCACCCCGAGCAGCAGCGTCCGTCGGCTGAGGCGAATCGGCGGCGGACCATCCGCTGGCGGCGTGGGGGTGCTGTCGGCATCGTTTCTCATGCGGTTGCGTCGCCGACCCGGGGCACGGAGGAACGGGCAGTGTGGGAACGGGCAATGTGTGAGCGGGCGTGGGCAATCGCGGGGTCGAGCTCGGCGAAGAGATGGTTGGGGTGGCGGAGCGAGCCGATTACGCCGAGTCGGTCGAGCAGCTGCAGATGCTCGGGGCGGATGCCCTTGATGAGCACCGTGACGCCCCGGCGTTCCAAGGCGGTGACGAGTTCGGCGAGGGTGTGTGCGCCGGTCGCGTCAACGAGCTGCAGCTGGGAGAGCCGCACGATCACCACCTCGATTCCACGGTGGCTGCTGATGCGGTCGAGGAGACGTTCGGCCGCGCCGAAAAACAGGGAGCCGTCGATGCGGAACAGGGCGATCCGCTCATCGCCGACCGCCGGATCGCCGGGCAACTCCTCCCGCCGCACACCGCTGGCGGTGCTCAAGGCGCGCAGGGCAAAGAACGCGGCCACCCCAATGCCGATGCCGACGGCGATGATGAGGTCGAAGCTCACCGTGATGAGTGCCGTGACGACGAACACGATGGCATCCGACCGTGTCGACCGCAGCACCTGTTTGATCATCGTCGGAGAGATCATTCGCGCCGCGGTCACTATCAGCACGCCACTGAGTGCCGCGAGTGGAATCACCGCGACGACATTCGCGGCCAGGTAGACGACCGCCAGGAGGGCCAGTGAATGCACGATCGCGGAGGCGCGGGTTCGGGCGCCGGAGCGCACGTTGACCGCGGTGCGGGCGATGGCGCCGGTGGCGGGCATGCCGCCGAAGAATCCGGAGGCGATGGAGGCGAGGCCCTGGCCGACGAGCTCTCGATCGGGGTTGTAGGGTCCGGTGTCGGCCATCGACGCGGCGACCCGGGCCGAGAGCAGCGATTCAATGGCGGCCAGAGCTGCCACCGCGAATGCGGGGCCGACCAGGCTGGCCAGGCTGCCCATCTCGACCACCGGGAAGGCGGGGAGCGGGAGCGAATGGGGGAGGGCTCCAATCGTGGCCAGTGGGAGGGCGAAGACGAGCGAGGCAAGTGTGACCACCACGATCGCGATGAACGACGCCGGAAGACGACCGCTGACCCGCCCGAGCGACAGCATCACGACGGCCACAGCCACAACGGCGGCTATCGGGAGAAGCGCGGCCGGCCAGTCCGCGGCGGCAACGGACTCGATGGCGGCGACCGCGGAATTCGTGCTGCGGCCGGTGGCGCTTGCGCCGACTGCGGCAGGAATCTGCTGCAGAAAGATGATCACACCGATGCCGACCGTGAACCCCTCGATCACCGGCCACGGGAGGTAACTCACGGTTCGGCCCAGGCGCAGGAGGCCACCGAGCAGCACGATGACGCCCGCTAAAACGCTGACCACCACGACGGCTCCGACACCATGGCTGACCACGATCGGGGCGAGCACCACGACCATCGCGCCCGTCGGCCCCGACACCTGCACGTTCGAGCCGCCGAACACTGCCGCGACCAGGCCCGCGACGATCGCGGTGATGAGGCCCGCTGCCGCTCCGGCGCCGGAACTCACGCCGAATGCGAGGGCCAGCGGTAAAGCGACGATGCCGACTGTGATGCCCGCAAGGAGGTCGCTGCGCCAGCTCGTGCGGAGTACTCGGTAGTCCGCGCGGCCGGGCAGCAACGACCGCACCGACGTCCACGTGCGACTCATTCGGCGCTCACACTCGGTGCGGCGGTCAGTGCGGGAAGGGCCTCGACCGCGGTGAGTTGTGTCTGCGCGGAGTTGAGAACCTCGGTCAGCAACTGTCGAGCGACCCGGAGCAGCTCCGCTACCTGCGGGAATGCCAGCCTGTAGTACACAACGCTCGCGCGCCGTTCGGACACGACCAAGCCATACCGGCGCAGCACAGCGAGATGCTGCGACAAATGCGAGGCCTCAAGGCCGGTCTGAGAGATCATGTCCGACACCGAAGCCTCATCAGCACCGGTGAGGATTTCAAGCAGCCGAATTCGATACGGATGCGCGAGACCCTTGAAGAGATTTGCCTTGATCTCGTAGAGCGGGCGTTGCGCGTCGACGCCCCTCATTGGAGTCGTCCGTGGGACGTGGAGAGCCGGGCCAGCCGGAAATGCTGACTTGATAAATCCGTCATATCAATATGATACTCGTGCAGTCTCGGGATCTCGACGGTCACGGTCACGGTCACGGTCCGTTGGTCGAGCTGTCCCGTTGGTCGAGCGTGTTGAGACCCTGCTCCATCCCGTTGGTCGAGCGTGTCGAGGCCCTGCTCCATCCGTTGGTCGAGCGTGTCGAGACCCTGCTCCATCCCGTTGGTCGAGCGTGTCGAGACCCTGCTCCATCCCGTTGGTCGAGCGTGTCGAGACCCTGCAACCGGTTGCTAGCCTGATCCCATGGAGATTTTTGACACCGTCGTCATCGGAGCGGGCGTTTCTGGGCTGACTGCGGCTCGGCTGCTCGCGCAGTCCGGCCAGAGTGTCGTCGTACTCGAGGCCCGTGACCGTATCGGTGGCCGCACCGTCACCGCGCGTTCGGACGGATTCATCGCCGACCGCGGGGCCTCATGGATTCACGGGATTGACGGCAACCCGTTGACCGAGGTGGTGGCCGCGTTCGGGATGCCCACTGTGGAATTTACGGTGGGCAGTTACCAGCCCGATGGGCGTCCCATCGCGTATTACGGACCGACCGGGCGCCGTCTGAGCGACGAGGACGTTGCCCGTTTCGCCGACGACATCCGTGACTTCGACCGGCACCTCGCCGTCTCGATCGCCGCAGCCGAACTCGGTAGTTCCTACGAGGATGCCATCACCGTCACACTGGCCACGCTCGGCTGGGATGCCGACCGCGCCGAGCGCGTGCGGGAGTTCGTGCGACACCGCTCCGAAGAGCAATACGGCGTCGAGGCCAGGCTTCTGGATGCGCATGGCCTCGATGACGACACCGTGGAGGGGGACGAGGTTATCTTCCCCGACGGCTTCGACCGGCTCGCGGAACATTTGGCCATGGGGCTCGACGTGAGACTCGAGCATGTGGTCACGCGCGTTGCATGGTCAGGTGACGGAGTCACCGTCGGGTGTGGGCAGGGGGAGTTCACGGCGAACCGAGTGGTGGTCACGGTTCCGATCGGCGTCGTGCAGTCGGGTGACCTGAGTTTTGATCCCGCGTTGCCCGAGTGGCTGGCCGGCGCCATCGACGGTTTCGAGATGAACAACTTCGAAAAGGTATTCCTGCGTTTTCCGACCCGGTTTTGGGACACGGATGTCTACGCGATTCGTCAGCAGGGCGAAGCCGGCACGTGGTGGCACTCCTGGTACGACCTGACCGACCTGCACGGAGTGCCGACCCTGCTCACCTTTGCAGCGGGACCGAGCGCCATCGAAACGCGTGGGTGGGACGACGCCCGGATCGCAGAGTCCGTGCTGCAGGCCTTGCGCGGGCTCTACGGGGAGCGAGTCGAGCGCCCCGACCGTGTGCTGATCACGGACTGGCAGAATGACCCGTATTCCCGCGGGTCGTACGCGTACATGAAGCCCGGATCGAGCCCCGAAGACCACGACCTGTTGGCCACTCCGGTCGACGGTGTGCTGCACTTTGCCGGTGAGGCGACGTGGACGGAGGATCCCGCGACGGTCACGGCCGCGCTGCGCTCAGGGCACCGCGCGGCTCAGAATATCCTCGGCCGGGAGCTGTCGTTCGC from Leifsonia psychrotolerans encodes:
- a CDS encoding multicopper oxidase family protein — encoded protein: MRNDADSTPTPPADGPPPIRLSRRTLLLGVGGIVTLGAGGYWITEGRSVEDGFSFDTPLRIPPELGSELIDGERVFRLSAQSGETELVPAVAFATLGFNGAYLAPTIRAVRGERVRVHVTNELDMPTTAHWHGMILPARQDGTPHQTIRPGNTWTAAWQINQPPATLWYHPHPHGQTELQISRGMAGLFLIDPAEPTPGLPSNYGVDDIPLIIQDVTIQPGGGKPGTPTGSPIGRIGNTAIVNGTHRPQFHASTNLVRFRILNASAARCYNLTLSTGEPFHLVATDGGLLSAPVTLTNLLLSPAERAEILVEVRQGAEIVVRSVPHELGMSNRDNIVSGAHDTVDLLRITGAAVLGGQRSLPRSLPSDPLPLPDSASVRRNFVLGDVTINGQTMEMNRIDTRVTAQTTERWIVTNASTRAHNFHIHGTQFTVHALTGSASTVTIPGWKDTVFIPPKSTAELVIPFGDHVDPTTPYMYHCHLLWHEDQGMMAQYTLNETRGMPSSATKEG
- a CDS encoding SulP family inorganic anion transporter, whose protein sequence is MSRTWTSVRSLLPGRADYRVLRTSWRSDLLAGITVGIVALPLALAFGVSSGAGAAAGLITAIVAGLVAAVFGGSNVQVSGPTGAMVVVLAPIVVSHGVGAVVVVSVLAGVIVLLGGLLRLGRTVSYLPWPVIEGFTVGIGVIIFLQQIPAAVGASATGRSTNSAVAAIESVAAADWPAALLPIAAVVAVAVVMLSLGRVSGRLPASFIAIVVVTLASLVFALPLATIGALPHSLPLPAFPVVEMGSLASLVGPAFAVAALAAIESLLSARVAASMADTGPYNPDRELVGQGLASIASGFFGGMPATGAIARTAVNVRSGARTRASAIVHSLALLAVVYLAANVVAVIPLAALSGVLIVTAARMISPTMIKQVLRSTRSDAIVFVVTALITVSFDLIIAVGIGIGVAAFFALRALSTASGVRREELPGDPAVGDERIALFRIDGSLFFGAAERLLDRISSHRGIEVVIVRLSQLQLVDATGAHTLAELVTALERRGVTVLIKGIRPEHLQLLDRLGVIGSLRHPNHLFAELDPAIAHARSHIARSHTARSSVPRVGDATA
- a CDS encoding ArsR/SmtB family transcription factor; protein product: MRGVDAQRPLYEIKANLFKGLAHPYRIRLLEILTGADEASVSDMISQTGLEASHLSQHLAVLRRYGLVVSERRASVVYYRLAFPQVAELLRVARQLLTEVLNSAQTQLTAVEALPALTAAPSVSAE
- a CDS encoding flavin monoamine oxidase family protein, whose product is MEIFDTVVIGAGVSGLTAARLLAQSGQSVVVLEARDRIGGRTVTARSDGFIADRGASWIHGIDGNPLTEVVAAFGMPTVEFTVGSYQPDGRPIAYYGPTGRRLSDEDVARFADDIRDFDRHLAVSIAAAELGSSYEDAITVTLATLGWDADRAERVREFVRHRSEEQYGVEARLLDAHGLDDDTVEGDEVIFPDGFDRLAEHLAMGLDVRLEHVVTRVAWSGDGVTVGCGQGEFTANRVVVTVPIGVVQSGDLSFDPALPEWLAGAIDGFEMNNFEKVFLRFPTRFWDTDVYAIRQQGEAGTWWHSWYDLTDLHGVPTLLTFAAGPSAIETRGWDDARIAESVLQALRGLYGERVERPDRVLITDWQNDPYSRGSYAYMKPGSSPEDHDLLATPVDGVLHFAGEATWTEDPATVTAALRSGHRAAQNILGRELSFAGLPDTLPTKLTAS